The following coding sequences lie in one Mesorhizobium sp. NZP2298 genomic window:
- a CDS encoding tetratricopeptide repeat protein produces the protein MSDDSFIREVNDEIRREQAQALWDRFGPALLVIAVLVVLGTAAFVGYRYWDETRANRSGDAFSQALKLANDGKNDEALAALDQLEKDGYGAYPLLARMRAATVKASKGDTDAAVKDFDEVAADTAIPQGIRDMARLRAALLLVDHGSFADVSSRVEALTSDTNTLRHTAREALGLAAWKEGKTQDALKLFDQIAADDGAPRNTRERATLMSELIRGSGNAS, from the coding sequence ATGTCCGACGACAGTTTTATCCGTGAAGTGAATGACGAGATCCGTCGCGAACAGGCGCAGGCGCTGTGGGACCGTTTCGGCCCGGCCTTGCTTGTCATTGCGGTCCTCGTGGTGCTCGGCACCGCTGCTTTCGTCGGCTATCGCTATTGGGACGAGACGCGCGCCAACCGCTCGGGCGATGCGTTCTCGCAGGCGCTGAAGCTTGCCAATGACGGCAAGAACGACGAGGCGCTGGCCGCGCTCGATCAGTTGGAGAAGGATGGCTACGGCGCCTATCCCCTGCTTGCCCGCATGCGCGCCGCCACCGTCAAGGCGAGCAAGGGCGACACCGATGCCGCCGTCAAGGACTTCGACGAAGTCGCCGCCGACACCGCCATACCCCAGGGCATCCGCGACATGGCGCGGCTGCGGGCAGCGTTGCTGCTCGTCGATCACGGCTCCTTCGCCGACGTTTCCAGCCGCGTCGAGGCGCTTACATCGGACACCAACACACTGCGCCATACGGCACGGGAGGCGCTTGGCCTTGCTGCCTGGAAGGAAGGCAAGACCCAGGACGCGCTGAAACTGTTCGACCAGATCGCCGCCGATGACGGCGCCCCACGCAACACCCGCGAGCGGGCAACGCTCATGTCCGAGCTGATCCGCGGCTCGGGCAATGCCTCGTAA
- a CDS encoding polysaccharide deacetylase family protein: MPRLSRVVAFSLASLAAAGAALADPPAPPMPAKPAKPKQVVIISFDSARDISQWKRSRALAQRTGAHFTYFLSCVFLLSPETRKEYTAPGKTSGKSNIGFAASKQEVAERLDQIGLAAHEGHDIASHACGHFDGKEWSKADWLKEFASFEHILENAYAINGIAPEPQGWRDFARHAVVGFRAPYLSTSKTLYEALPAAGYEFDASGVSQGPALPPTVGGITRFSLPQIPEGPKSRPVIAMDYNLYVRHSGGFERPSKAGEFADRTYQAFRAAFDTQYQGKRIPLELGFHFTLMNDGAYWDALERFAGEVCVKADVECISFRDYVTRQSAGQKQATVGG, translated from the coding sequence ATGCCTCGTTTGTCTCGCGTTGTTGCGTTCTCTCTTGCCTCGCTCGCCGCTGCCGGCGCGGCTCTGGCCGATCCGCCCGCGCCGCCAATGCCGGCAAAGCCGGCAAAGCCGAAGCAGGTCGTCATCATCTCCTTCGACAGCGCCCGCGACATCTCGCAATGGAAGCGCAGCCGGGCGCTGGCGCAGCGCACCGGCGCGCATTTCACCTATTTTCTCTCCTGCGTCTTCCTGCTGTCGCCGGAGACGCGCAAGGAATACACCGCACCCGGCAAGACATCAGGCAAATCCAACATCGGCTTTGCCGCCTCCAAACAGGAAGTCGCCGAACGGCTCGACCAGATCGGCCTTGCCGCGCATGAAGGCCACGACATTGCCAGCCACGCCTGCGGTCATTTCGACGGCAAGGAATGGAGCAAGGCCGACTGGCTGAAGGAGTTCGCCTCGTTCGAGCACATTCTCGAGAACGCCTATGCGATCAACGGCATCGCGCCTGAACCGCAGGGCTGGCGTGATTTCGCGCGACACGCCGTTGTCGGCTTCCGCGCGCCGTATCTGTCGACGAGCAAGACGCTTTACGAGGCCTTGCCTGCCGCCGGCTACGAATTCGACGCCAGCGGCGTCTCGCAAGGCCCTGCCCTGCCGCCGACCGTCGGCGGCATCACGCGCTTTTCACTGCCGCAGATCCCGGAAGGACCGAAATCACGGCCGGTGATCGCGATGGACTACAATCTGTATGTCAGGCATTCCGGCGGCTTCGAGCGGCCGAGCAAGGCGGGCGAATTCGCCGACCGGACCTATCAGGCGTTTCGCGCCGCGTTCGATACGCAGTATCAGGGCAAGCGCATTCCGCTGGAACTCGGCTTCCATTTCACGCTGATGAATGACGGCGCGTATTGGGACGCGCTGGAGCGCTTTGCCGGCGAGGTCTGCGTGAAGGCCGATGTCGAATGCATCAGTTTTCGCGATTATGTCACGCGGCAAAGCGCTGGCCAGAAGCAGGCAACGGTCGGCGGCTGA
- the sbmA gene encoding peptide antibiotic transporter SbmA, translating to MFVSFFPQPKLFFSSAAIWSLAAILFWFFGGEQLGAVFGLPAAAADAPPIIGIAVLVSKPFLWFYIYFVVCVAIFYAFWSWYSPHPWQRWSILMTAVILFFIYFNVQVSVAVNAWYGPFFDYVQGLMSGTGKSTNGEFYTGLADFSWLALVGMNVQVVNAFIVSHWIFRWRTAMNNYFIENWARLRHIEGASQRIQEDTMRFSQIMEDLGSSFVQSIMTLIAFLPVMIQLQAHISELPIIGAIPQPLVVAALAWCLFGTISVMIAGLKLPGLQFRNQRVEAAYRKELVYGEDHADRAQPATTAELFANVRHNYFRLYFHYIYFNVVRYTYLQADNIFSLLILGPSLVAHKITFGALNQISNAFGKVTGSLQFLLTSWSTIVELQSVHKRLRAFEATLLGEPLPEIDQRYLARHGAEDPA from the coding sequence GTGTTCGTATCCTTCTTCCCGCAGCCGAAGCTCTTCTTTTCTTCGGCCGCCATCTGGAGCCTTGCGGCGATCCTGTTCTGGTTTTTCGGTGGTGAGCAATTGGGCGCCGTCTTCGGCCTGCCGGCGGCGGCCGCCGACGCGCCGCCGATCATCGGCATTGCGGTGCTGGTGTCGAAGCCGTTCCTCTGGTTCTATATCTACTTCGTGGTCTGCGTGGCCATCTTCTACGCGTTCTGGAGCTGGTATTCGCCGCATCCCTGGCAGCGCTGGTCGATCCTGATGACGGCGGTCATCCTGTTCTTCATCTATTTCAATGTGCAGGTCAGCGTCGCCGTCAACGCCTGGTACGGGCCGTTCTTTGACTATGTGCAAGGGCTGATGTCAGGCACCGGCAAGTCGACCAACGGTGAATTCTATACCGGACTGGCCGACTTCTCATGGCTCGCGCTGGTCGGCATGAATGTGCAGGTGGTCAATGCCTTCATCGTCAGCCACTGGATCTTCCGTTGGCGCACGGCGATGAACAACTACTTCATCGAGAACTGGGCCAGGTTGCGCCATATCGAGGGTGCCTCGCAGCGTATCCAGGAAGACACGATGCGGTTCTCGCAGATCATGGAAGATCTCGGCTCCAGCTTTGTACAGTCGATCATGACCTTGATCGCCTTCCTGCCGGTCATGATCCAGTTGCAGGCCCATATCAGCGAGTTGCCGATCATCGGCGCGATCCCCCAGCCCCTGGTGGTCGCGGCACTGGCCTGGTGTCTGTTCGGAACGATCTCGGTGATGATAGCCGGCCTGAAGCTTCCGGGGCTGCAGTTCCGTAACCAGCGCGTCGAGGCCGCTTACCGCAAGGAACTGGTTTACGGCGAGGATCATGCGGACCGTGCACAGCCTGCAACCACCGCCGAGCTGTTCGCCAATGTCAGGCACAATTATTTCAGGCTCTATTTCCACTACATCTATTTCAACGTCGTCCGGTACACCTACCTGCAGGCCGATAATATTTTCTCCCTGCTGATCCTGGGTCCGTCTCTGGTCGCCCACAAGATAACGTTCGGCGCGCTGAACCAGATCTCGAACGCCTTTGGTAAGGTGACGGGTTCGCTGCAGTTTCTGCTGACCTCCTGGTCGACCATCGTCGAGCTTCAGTCGGTCCACAAGCGCTTGCGCGCCTTCGAGGCCACGCTCCTGGGTGAGCCACTGCCCGAGATCGACCAGCGTTACCTGGCAAGACATGGCGCCGAAGATCCGGCCTGA
- a CDS encoding YbfB/YjiJ family MFS transporter, whose translation MKSTSAALRFTVAGMIALAVAMGIGRFVYTPILPGMMEELHLSPANAGWIASANYLGYLVGAFAAAGGWAHGRERLLMLAALGASTVLAALMGLTDAMPAFLLIRFLAGLASAFVMVFMASIVFSHINAAGRGDLQAWHFGGVGLGMAISAVMMAVLVTEHAGWAAGWLWSALISACGLVVVALLANEGPLVNGEAAREPALPKARSLMKIIVAYGLFGFGYVVTATFLVAIVRQGGGSRVFEAMVWLVAGLAGFPSTWLWQKIAARIGLYAAYALACFIEVIGVTASVALGGYTGPLLGGLLLGGTFIAITALGLQAARQQAPKAPRRIFALMTASFGLGQIIGPIVAGFLAQMSGDFFLASLLAAAMLVVSGAVTWSAAPKSP comes from the coding sequence ATGAAATCGACCTCAGCAGCGCTTCGCTTCACCGTCGCCGGCATGATCGCGCTGGCCGTCGCCATGGGCATCGGCCGCTTCGTCTACACGCCGATCCTGCCCGGCATGATGGAAGAGCTGCATCTGTCGCCGGCCAATGCCGGGTGGATAGCTTCGGCCAATTATCTCGGCTATCTCGTCGGTGCGTTTGCCGCGGCCGGTGGTTGGGCGCATGGCCGGGAACGTCTGCTGATGTTGGCGGCTCTTGGCGCCAGCACTGTCCTGGCCGCGCTGATGGGGCTGACCGACGCCATGCCCGCCTTTCTCCTCATCCGCTTTCTGGCGGGTCTGGCCAGCGCCTTCGTCATGGTCTTCATGGCCAGCATCGTTTTCAGCCATATCAATGCCGCCGGTCGTGGCGACCTGCAGGCCTGGCATTTCGGCGGTGTCGGGCTCGGCATGGCGATCTCGGCGGTGATGATGGCGGTGCTGGTCACTGAACATGCCGGCTGGGCGGCGGGCTGGTTGTGGTCGGCTCTGATTTCGGCTTGCGGCTTGGTCGTCGTGGCGCTGCTGGCGAACGAGGGCCCGCTTGTCAACGGCGAAGCCGCCCGTGAGCCGGCCCTGCCGAAAGCCCGGTCGCTGATGAAGATCATCGTCGCCTACGGCCTGTTCGGTTTTGGCTATGTGGTGACCGCGACATTCCTGGTCGCCATCGTCCGCCAGGGCGGCGGCAGCCGCGTCTTCGAGGCCATGGTGTGGCTGGTCGCCGGCCTTGCCGGTTTTCCCTCGACGTGGCTGTGGCAGAAGATCGCCGCGCGGATTGGCCTCTACGCCGCCTATGCGCTCGCATGTTTCATAGAAGTGATCGGCGTCACCGCCAGCGTGGCGCTTGGCGGATATACGGGGCCGCTGCTCGGCGGCCTGCTGCTCGGCGGCACCTTCATCGCCATCACCGCGCTTGGCTTGCAGGCCGCACGCCAGCAGGCGCCAAAGGCGCCCCGGCGCATCTTTGCGTTGATGACGGCGTCGTTCGGCCTGGGCCAGATCATCGGCCCGATCGTTGCCGGTTTTTTGGCGCAGATGTCAGGTGATTTCTTCCTCGCTTCGCTCCTCGCCGCGGCCATGCTGGTCGTCTCCGGCGCCGTCACCTGGTCGGCCGCGCCAAAATCGCCATGA
- a CDS encoding LysR substrate-binding domain-containing protein, protein MAMLNRVHLNGLRAVETVARLGSLAAAAGELNVSASAVSQQISRTEKQLGQALFERTASGLVLTEFGAVFATRLGAGFRELTQAVALADETTQCTLVVSVAPAFASKWLLPRLSRHFDRHPNVLLRIDASVRLANLDHSDIDIAIRLGDGKWPGGRAELLLAQEVFPVCAPGIARKLSSIEDLAQTCAITDERAMINWDSWFAAAGVAPVTFQKGARFTDPMLCLDSAIAGHGVMLGWQLLTADALADGRLVAPFGIRAQSGLGYWLVTSSTKAESRKVRDFKIWIKEEIEATMAQFRSATTDPGGAIAVESTASPVYVESDIQLRQAGS, encoded by the coding sequence ATGGCCATGCTCAATCGCGTTCATCTCAACGGCCTTCGGGCCGTCGAAACGGTTGCCCGTCTCGGCTCGCTTGCAGCGGCCGCCGGCGAGCTCAACGTTTCCGCCAGCGCCGTCAGCCAGCAGATAAGCCGCACCGAAAAACAGCTCGGCCAGGCGCTGTTCGAGCGCACGGCCAGCGGTCTCGTGCTGACCGAATTCGGCGCCGTGTTCGCAACCCGCCTTGGCGCTGGATTTCGCGAGCTCACCCAGGCCGTGGCGCTGGCAGACGAAACGACCCAATGCACCCTGGTGGTTTCGGTGGCGCCGGCCTTTGCCTCGAAATGGCTGCTGCCGCGACTGTCGCGCCACTTCGACCGGCATCCCAATGTGCTGCTGCGCATCGACGCCTCGGTGCGGCTGGCCAATCTGGATCATTCCGACATCGACATCGCCATCCGGCTTGGCGACGGCAAATGGCCTGGCGGGCGCGCGGAACTGCTTCTGGCGCAGGAAGTTTTCCCGGTCTGCGCACCCGGCATCGCCAGGAAATTGAGCTCGATCGAGGACCTTGCCCAGACCTGCGCCATCACCGACGAGCGGGCGATGATCAACTGGGACAGCTGGTTCGCCGCCGCCGGTGTTGCGCCCGTCACCTTCCAGAAGGGCGCCCGCTTCACCGATCCGATGCTATGCCTGGACTCGGCGATTGCCGGCCATGGCGTGATGCTGGGCTGGCAGTTGCTGACGGCGGATGCGCTGGCCGATGGACGGCTGGTGGCGCCGTTCGGAATCCGTGCCCAGAGCGGGCTCGGTTACTGGCTGGTGACCTCGTCGACGAAGGCGGAAAGCCGCAAGGTTCGGGACTTCAAGATCTGGATCAAGGAAGAGATCGAGGCGACGATGGCGCAATTCAGATCGGCGACTACAGATCCCGGCGGCGCGATCGCGGTGGAAAGCACCGCGTCCCCGGTCTATGTAGAGTCGGATATCCAACTACGGCAGGCAGGATCATGA
- a CDS encoding aminopeptidase, which produces MTTHSRGVSATIDPVKLDRLAEVAIKVGLQLQPGQDLVLTSSIAALPLTRRIVEHAYKAGAGLVTPIFNDDEMTLARYRFGADAGFDHAAGWLYEGMAKAFSNNAARLAVRGEDPSLLSAQDPAKVARANKANSMAYQPALEKITGFDINWNIVAYPDLAWAKQVFPGDADDVAVVKLADAIFAASRVDVEDPIGNWKAHNAALRGRTEWLNGHNFHALHFTGPGTDLTVGLADGHEWMGGASTAKNGITCNPNIPTEEVFTTPHARRVEGHVSSTKPLSYQGTLIDEISVRFEGGRIVEAKASKGEDVLKKVLDTDEGSRRLGEVALVPHSSPISASGLLFFNTLFDENAACHIALGQCYSKCFVNGASLSQDEIAARGGNKSFIHIDWMIGSDKIDIDGVHKDGSRVAVMRKGEWA; this is translated from the coding sequence ATGACCACACATTCGCGCGGCGTTTCCGCAACGATCGACCCGGTGAAGCTCGACAGGCTGGCGGAAGTCGCCATCAAGGTCGGGCTGCAATTGCAGCCGGGACAGGATCTGGTGCTGACCTCGTCGATCGCGGCCCTGCCGCTGACCAGGCGCATCGTCGAACACGCCTACAAGGCCGGCGCCGGGCTGGTGACGCCGATCTTCAACGACGACGAGATGACGCTGGCGCGCTACCGCTTCGGCGCCGACGCCGGTTTCGACCACGCCGCCGGCTGGCTCTATGAAGGCATGGCGAAGGCCTTTTCCAACAATGCGGCCAGGCTTGCCGTGCGCGGCGAGGATCCCTCGCTGCTGTCGGCGCAGGACCCGGCGAAAGTGGCGCGCGCCAACAAGGCGAATTCCATGGCCTACCAGCCGGCGCTGGAAAAGATCACCGGCTTCGACATCAACTGGAACATCGTCGCCTATCCGGACCTCGCATGGGCCAAGCAGGTTTTTCCCGGCGATGCCGACGATGTCGCCGTGGTCAAGCTCGCCGATGCCATCTTCGCCGCCTCGCGAGTGGATGTGGAGGACCCGATCGGCAACTGGAAGGCGCACAATGCCGCTCTGCGCGGCCGCACCGAATGGCTGAACGGCCATAATTTCCACGCGCTGCATTTCACCGGACCGGGCACCGACCTCACGGTCGGACTGGCGGACGGCCATGAATGGATGGGCGGCGCCTCGACCGCCAAGAACGGCATCACCTGCAATCCCAACATCCCGACCGAGGAGGTCTTCACCACGCCGCATGCCAGGCGGGTCGAGGGCCATGTCTCCTCGACCAAGCCACTCTCCTACCAGGGCACGCTGATCGACGAGATCTCGGTGCGGTTCGAGGGCGGACGGATTGTCGAAGCCAAGGCTTCGAAGGGGGAGGATGTGCTTAAGAAAGTGCTCGACACCGACGAGGGATCGCGCCGTCTGGGCGAAGTCGCGCTGGTGCCGCATTCCTCGCCGATCTCGGCCAGCGGCCTGTTGTTCTTCAACACGCTGTTCGACGAGAACGCCGCCTGCCACATCGCGCTCGGCCAATGCTATTCCAAGTGCTTCGTCAACGGCGCCTCGCTCAGCCAGGACGAGATCGCGGCCCGCGGTGGCAACAAGAGCTTCATCCACATCGACTGGATGATCGGTTCGGACAAGATCGACATAGACGGCGTCCACAAGGACGGCAGCCGCGTGGCGGTCATGCGCAAGGGCGAGTGGGCCTGA
- a CDS encoding DUF488 domain-containing protein, with product MTFDIAVKRIYEAPDKADGQRVLVDRIWPRGVSKEHAALALWLKEIAPSDDLRKWFGHKPELWKEFQKRYRAELDENEEAVARLRGLLRHGKVTLLYGAHDEAHNNAVALAGYLSAGARN from the coding sequence ATGACTTTCGATATCGCGGTCAAGCGCATCTACGAAGCACCCGACAAGGCCGATGGCCAACGGGTGCTGGTCGATCGCATCTGGCCGCGCGGCGTCAGCAAGGAGCATGCCGCGCTGGCGCTGTGGCTGAAAGAGATCGCGCCGAGCGATGATCTGCGCAAGTGGTTCGGGCACAAGCCCGAACTCTGGAAGGAGTTTCAGAAGCGGTATCGGGCTGAGCTCGATGAGAATGAAGAGGCGGTGGCGCGACTGCGCGGACTGCTCCGCCACGGCAAGGTGACGCTGCTCTACGGCGCGCATGACGAAGCGCACAACAATGCGGTGGCGCTGGCGGGCTATCTCAGCGCGGGCGCTCGCAACTAG
- a CDS encoding ArsC family reductase, with protein sequence MTTTIYGITTCDTVKKARVWLEDHDVAYRFHDFRSEGLDAKRLGGWVGKVGWEKLLNKGSTTFRELPDADKQSLDEKKAKALMLAKPTMIKRPVLEVGDQILVGFKPDVYAQAVGK encoded by the coding sequence TTGACGACTACGATCTACGGCATCACCACCTGCGACACGGTCAAGAAGGCGCGCGTCTGGCTGGAGGACCACGACGTTGCTTATCGCTTCCATGACTTTCGCTCGGAGGGGCTGGACGCGAAGCGGTTGGGTGGCTGGGTTGGCAAGGTCGGCTGGGAAAAGCTGCTCAACAAGGGCAGCACGACCTTCCGCGAACTGCCGGACGCCGACAAGCAGTCGCTCGACGAAAAAAAGGCCAAGGCGCTGATGCTGGCCAAACCCACAATGATCAAGCGCCCGGTGCTTGAGGTTGGCGACCAGATCTTGGTTGGGTTCAAGCCGGATGTCTATGCGCAGGCGGTTGGCAAGTAG
- a CDS encoding SnoaL-like domain-containing protein — protein sequence MTIAEIAKDFTELLKQGDHNGAAEKYNADDIASYEAMEGPMAVSHGKEALRQKSQWWQENHEVHGGSVEGPYVNGDQFAVRFTFDVTPKATGQRVTMDEVGLYTVKNGKITEERFYY from the coding sequence ATGACCATCGCGGAAATTGCCAAGGATTTCACCGAGCTCCTCAAGCAGGGAGACCACAACGGTGCCGCCGAAAAGTACAATGCCGATGACATCGCCAGCTACGAAGCCATGGAGGGACCGATGGCCGTCAGCCATGGCAAGGAGGCCCTCAGGCAGAAAAGCCAATGGTGGCAGGAGAACCATGAGGTCCACGGTGGCTCGGTCGAGGGACCCTATGTCAACGGCGACCAGTTCGCGGTGCGCTTCACATTCGACGTCACGCCCAAGGCTACCGGCCAGCGTGTAACCATGGACGAGGTTGGCCTCTACACGGTCAAGAACGGCAAGATTACCGAAGAGCGTTTTTACTACTGA
- a CDS encoding 2'-5' RNA ligase family protein — protein MYQGEFDFGIPEGPWRPKLPERVFYGLFLQQKDYSRFADCQSRLCGQCEITGSRLLYHRFHVSLQHVGDYKRLREKFIFAAARSGRRVAMSEFEVTFRSFRSFPGRPATRGRPAKHPFVLLADDGPVCELSRKLGAEMLREGLKASDSFVPHLTLAYDQKLISQQPIGPISFVARQFVLVHSLRGLKKYVFPECWPLSAM, from the coding sequence ATGTACCAAGGCGAGTTCGATTTCGGAATTCCAGAGGGACCATGGCGGCCTAAGCTGCCGGAGCGCGTCTTCTACGGCTTGTTTTTGCAGCAGAAGGACTATTCTCGGTTTGCGGACTGTCAAAGCCGGCTATGCGGCCAATGTGAGATAACCGGCTCCCGTCTGCTGTATCATCGCTTTCACGTCAGCCTGCAACACGTCGGTGATTACAAAAGACTGCGAGAGAAATTCATCTTCGCTGCCGCCCGGTCGGGCCGGAGAGTTGCGATGTCTGAGTTTGAGGTCACCTTTCGTTCTTTCAGGAGCTTTCCCGGTCGCCCGGCGACGAGGGGCCGCCCGGCTAAGCATCCTTTCGTGCTTCTCGCCGATGACGGACCGGTTTGTGAATTGAGCAGGAAGCTTGGCGCTGAGATGTTGCGCGAAGGTCTCAAGGCTTCAGACAGTTTCGTTCCACATTTGACGCTGGCCTATGACCAGAAGCTAATTTCGCAACAGCCTATCGGCCCAATCAGCTTTGTCGCCCGGCAATTCGTTCTTGTGCACAGCTTGCGCGGACTGAAGAAGTACGTTTTCCCCGAATGTTGGCCGCTGAGTGCTATGTGA
- a CDS encoding ABC transporter ATP-binding protein, with amino-acid sequence MAPDPLVRLQAVSKVFPGGIVGLDAVDLDIVSGEFITLLGPSGCGKTTSLRVIAGFESPSSGKVLLDGRDITALRPFDRPVNTVFQDYALFPHMNVAENVGFGLSLRKLSGAEQAKRVGEALEMVGLADKLRARVLELSGGQRQRVALARAIVCEPRVLLLDEPLSALDAHLREQMQVELKRLQSRLGTTFVMVTHDQTEALSISDRIVVMNKGRIEQIAPPATLYDRPATTFVASFIGTMNLLQSRFVGRDGDRLRFAAGALPLEAMPENGEAPSAGATRIIGVRPEDLLATTEATAGTAPARVNSIVFHGRTLRLHAELGQGIPIVIDAPRQAEGFQFSVGDVAHISLRRGANCPMLSG; translated from the coding sequence ATGGCGCCTGATCCACTCGTCCGGCTGCAGGCGGTTTCCAAGGTTTTTCCAGGTGGCATCGTCGGACTCGATGCCGTCGATCTCGACATTGTCAGCGGCGAATTCATCACGCTGCTCGGTCCGTCCGGTTGTGGCAAGACCACCAGCCTGCGTGTCATTGCGGGCTTCGAAAGCCCGTCGAGCGGCAAGGTCTTGCTCGACGGCCGTGACATCACGGCCCTTCGGCCCTTCGACCGGCCGGTCAACACCGTATTCCAGGACTACGCGCTGTTTCCGCACATGAACGTCGCCGAAAATGTCGGCTTCGGCCTGTCCTTGCGAAAACTGTCCGGCGCCGAGCAGGCAAAGCGCGTCGGCGAAGCCCTGGAGATGGTCGGTCTCGCAGACAAGCTTCGCGCTCGCGTCCTGGAACTGTCGGGCGGCCAGCGCCAGCGCGTCGCGCTCGCCCGCGCCATCGTCTGCGAGCCGCGCGTGCTCTTGCTCGACGAGCCGCTGTCGGCGCTGGACGCGCATCTGCGCGAACAGATGCAAGTCGAGTTGAAGCGGCTGCAGTCGCGGCTTGGCACCACCTTCGTGATGGTCACGCACGACCAGACCGAGGCGTTGTCGATCTCCGACCGCATCGTCGTCATGAACAAGGGCCGCATCGAGCAGATCGCGCCGCCGGCGACCCTCTATGATCGGCCCGCCACCACATTCGTCGCCAGCTTCATCGGCACGATGAACCTGCTGCAGTCGCGCTTTGTCGGCAGAGACGGCGATCGCTTGCGGTTCGCCGCCGGCGCTCTGCCGCTGGAAGCCATGCCGGAAAATGGCGAGGCCCCGAGCGCGGGCGCAACGCGCATCATCGGCGTGCGGCCGGAGGATCTCCTGGCGACGACCGAAGCCACGGCCGGCACAGCGCCGGCGCGCGTCAACAGCATCGTCTTTCACGGCCGTACGCTGCGCCTGCATGCCGAACTCGGGCAAGGCATTCCGATCGTCATCGACGCGCCCCGCCAGGCCGAGGGGTTTCAATTCAGCGTCGGCGACGTGGCGCATATCAGCCTGCGCCGTGGGGCGAACTGCCCTATGCTGTCGGGCTAG
- a CDS encoding cupin domain-containing protein encodes MDVLDETAEKPKDDADVRVGRRVRALRLERRLSLAELAARAGVSIGALSQIERGMSSLRVKVIWPLAAALDIEPSALIADGDEAVNDLYCVRANSRRAIPVKSEGIAKALLSPPGATLTGMLVTVEAGGGTAEAYAHAGHEFGFVLSGEVELVVDSTRYGLKTGDSFAFKSTLLHAFRNPGSEQCQILWVNTTKPSEVRDGA; translated from the coding sequence ATGGATGTTCTTGACGAAACGGCGGAGAAGCCGAAGGACGATGCCGATGTGCGGGTCGGCCGGCGCGTGCGGGCGCTGAGGCTCGAGCGCCGCCTGTCGCTGGCCGAACTGGCCGCGAGGGCAGGCGTGTCGATTGGCGCGCTCAGCCAGATCGAACGCGGCATGTCCTCGTTGCGCGTCAAGGTAATCTGGCCGCTCGCCGCCGCGCTCGACATCGAGCCTTCGGCGTTGATCGCCGACGGCGACGAGGCCGTCAACGATCTCTATTGCGTGCGCGCCAACAGCCGCCGCGCGATTCCGGTGAAATCCGAAGGCATCGCCAAGGCCCTGCTGTCGCCGCCCGGCGCGACGCTGACCGGCATGCTGGTGACGGTGGAAGCCGGTGGCGGCACGGCGGAAGCCTATGCCCATGCCGGCCATGAATTCGGCTTCGTGCTTTCGGGCGAGGTCGAACTGGTGGTGGATTCGACAAGATACGGGCTGAAGACCGGCGACAGTTTTGCTTTCAAGAGCACGCTTTTGCACGCCTTCCGCAATCCCGGCTCGGAGCAGTGCCAGATCCTCTGGGTCAACACCACGAAGCCGTCCGAGGTTCGCGATGGCGCCTGA